In a genomic window of beta proteobacterium MWH-UniP1:
- a CDS encoding DNA/RNA helicase domain-containing protein, producing MIVYSESKKRFLEDVRENRIHDCIYREVIRKLARRVSESEINSWRNSMQFMGNILLDQDIPLDSCVSIEYAIPLTSKRIDFIVSGQTEERLDAAVIVELKQWSEVSVTQKDGVVITRLGGSSVETNHPSYQAWSYATLIEDFNEKVRQDSIRLVPCAYLHNLDSREAINDPFYAAYVQRAPVFISHDARALARFIKKHIRYGDSKDVMYRIEHGKIKPSKALADVLVSMLNGNKEFLMIDDQKLVYEAALDLAHRASEGKKQVLIVQGGPGTGKTVVAINLLVELTAREIAAHYVSKNQAVRDVYAAKLSGHFRSSRIRNLFRGSGQFIDSEADVFGALIIDEAHRLNEKSGLYANLGENQIKELIKAARFSVFFLDEDQRVTFLDIGDKEEIRKWALGEKAEVTEMSLASQFRCNGSDGYLAWIDDVLGVRETANQTLESAEYDFRVFEDPNVLRQEIERLNRGNNKARLVAGYCWDWVSKRDPEAMDIVFPEYDFQAQWNLQRYGMTWLIDPTSVKEIGCIHTCQGLELDYVGVIIGPDLLVRDGVIITNPDKRSRYDKSVRGYKKLLRSDSLRAQALGGLIIKNTYRTLMTRGQKGCYVFSPDQETRDYFQSRLSKPLEDSPIILPTTFSGLHLELLPAKQVRPYVNAVPIFDLKFAAGGFGLPQNAQEAEWVSLPDHLKIREGYFVAQVFGSSMNRVIPDGAWCLFRINPQGSRNGKIVVVESRAIDDPETGGRYTVKRYFSEKANTESSLAGFRQTKIVLRPDSSDASHKEIILLPDLEGDVRVVAEFLSVVE from the coding sequence GTGATTGTCTATTCAGAATCCAAAAAACGTTTTCTCGAAGATGTTCGGGAAAATCGAATTCATGATTGCATCTACAGAGAAGTTATTCGAAAACTCGCTAGAAGAGTTAGTGAAAGTGAAATCAATTCCTGGCGTAACTCTATGCAGTTCATGGGGAATATTCTTCTAGACCAGGATATCCCACTTGATTCTTGCGTATCAATTGAGTATGCAATTCCCTTAACAAGCAAACGCATTGACTTTATCGTTTCTGGTCAGACCGAAGAGCGACTCGACGCCGCTGTAATTGTAGAGCTCAAGCAGTGGAGTGAAGTGTCGGTAACTCAAAAAGATGGTGTTGTGATAACTCGCCTGGGCGGGAGCTCTGTTGAGACGAATCATCCCTCTTATCAGGCCTGGAGCTATGCCACATTGATTGAGGATTTTAATGAGAAGGTTCGACAGGACTCAATTCGTCTGGTCCCTTGTGCCTATCTTCACAACCTAGACTCGCGTGAAGCGATCAATGATCCTTTTTACGCTGCATACGTACAACGAGCCCCAGTATTTATTTCCCACGATGCCCGAGCGCTTGCGAGGTTTATAAAAAAACATATTCGATATGGTGACTCTAAAGATGTGATGTATCGCATCGAGCACGGAAAAATAAAACCCTCTAAAGCCCTGGCTGATGTCTTAGTCAGTATGCTGAATGGAAATAAGGAGTTTTTGATGATTGATGATCAAAAACTTGTTTATGAAGCTGCATTGGATTTGGCTCACAGGGCATCGGAGGGGAAAAAGCAAGTACTCATTGTTCAAGGCGGACCGGGAACCGGGAAGACAGTGGTTGCTATAAATTTACTAGTGGAATTAACAGCACGGGAAATTGCTGCGCACTACGTATCCAAGAATCAAGCGGTGAGGGATGTTTATGCTGCAAAGTTATCAGGACACTTTCGATCGAGTCGAATTCGAAATCTATTTCGAGGCTCTGGACAATTTATAGACTCTGAGGCTGATGTTTTCGGGGCGCTGATCATTGATGAGGCACATCGCCTTAACGAGAAATCGGGGCTTTATGCAAACCTCGGTGAAAATCAAATTAAAGAGCTTATAAAAGCTGCCAGATTCTCCGTGTTCTTTCTTGATGAAGATCAGCGTGTTACTTTTCTTGACATTGGTGATAAGGAAGAGATTCGCAAGTGGGCCTTGGGGGAAAAAGCTGAAGTCACTGAGATGTCATTGGCTTCCCAGTTTCGTTGTAATGGGTCTGATGGCTATCTCGCGTGGATTGATGATGTTCTTGGAGTGCGTGAGACGGCGAACCAAACACTTGAGAGCGCTGAGTATGATTTTCGAGTGTTTGAGGATCCGAATGTTTTACGGCAGGAAATTGAGCGGCTAAATCGAGGTAATAATAAGGCTCGACTTGTTGCCGGCTATTGTTGGGACTGGGTAAGTAAGCGCGACCCAGAAGCGATGGATATTGTTTTTCCAGAATATGACTTTCAAGCTCAATGGAATCTCCAGCGATATGGAATGACTTGGCTAATAGATCCAACTTCAGTGAAAGAAATTGGTTGTATTCATACTTGTCAGGGTTTAGAGCTTGATTATGTGGGTGTGATCATAGGCCCTGATCTCTTAGTGAGAGACGGCGTGATTATCACTAATCCAGACAAGAGGTCTCGTTATGACAAATCTGTTCGGGGTTATAAAAAATTGTTACGAAGTGATTCGTTACGCGCTCAAGCTCTTGGCGGCTTGATCATAAAAAATACCTATCGAACGTTGATGACACGTGGTCAGAAGGGGTGTTATGTGTTTTCTCCTGACCAAGAAACAAGAGATTATTTTCAGTCACGTTTATCGAAGCCCTTGGAAGACAGTCCAATTATTTTGCCCACAACTTTTTCTGGGTTACATCTTGAACTCCTCCCTGCTAAGCAAGTTCGGCCCTATGTAAACGCAGTACCTATATTTGATCTTAAATTTGCAGCTGGTGGCTTTGGGTTACCTCAAAATGCGCAAGAGGCAGAGTGGGTATCACTACCTGACCATCTAAAAATCCGGGAAGGCTATTTTGTTGCACAAGTTTTTGGTAGTTCAATGAATCGTGTGATTCCAGACGGGGCATGGTGTTTGTTTCGGATAAACCCTCAGGGTTCGAGAAATGGCAAGATTGTTGTGGTGGAGTCTCGGGCGATAGATGATCCTGAAACTGGGGGGCGTTATACGGTCAAGCGTTACTTCAGTGAGAAAGCAAACACAGAATCGAGTCTTGCTGGGTTTCGACAAACTAAGATTGTGCTTCGCCCCGATTCGAGTGACGCAAGTCACAAGGAAATAATTCTTCTCCCGGATCTGGAGGGTGATGTGAGAGTTGTCGCAGAGTTTTTGTCGGTCGTTGAATAA